A window of Selenomonas ruminantium subsp. lactilytica TAM6421 contains these coding sequences:
- a CDS encoding type I restriction endonuclease yields the protein MAKAFSEDSRVKIPALLHFTRLGYRYRSLKEIRPQLDLETNIARELLRDAMNRLNPELAINPLTDDEFQAILSELSDSLAADDLGKGFFGKLQQGIVCRGETMRLLDFDMSTKNDWSVVTELPCLVDKSTETGSFRPDITVLVNGLPLAFCEVKIPNNLKGMQAEYERMNKRTSNAKYRRFLNSTQLMVFSNNMEYDDTEAVPISGAFYATNGRGHLFFSHFREEDKDIYANVNELNPEDEDTILQDTNMAILKGRADYAMNCNFMTPTNRILTSLFTKERFLWLLHYGITYVEKVNDKGVMEIAKHLMRYQQFFGSQAIGRKVAALREQEKASAGKVCYMDERMDYNLEMVADLPQHKTQQLGEKRQARGGVIWHTQGSGKTELAFYNVKILADYYAAQQIVAKFYFIVDRLDLMQQAADEFRARGLNVVEIGKRAEFTKNIQSTSEQTLSGGLVMNVVNIQKFGDDAVTKAPDYNVSIQRVYFIDEVHRDYRADGSFLARLVNSDRSAVMFGLTGTPLIGKVRTKDLFGDYIHKYYYNQSIADGYTLRLIREGIKTEYRLQLNAVLDKLSDEVEKGLIQKKDLTCHENYVKPLVDYIEEDFTGSRILVGDSTIGAMVVADSSQQAQAIYEELAARGTFRAALVLSTIGETKEQLKEKRDAFKRGEVDILVVFNMLLTGFDAPRLKKLYLGRVIRDHSLLQCLTRANRPYHQLRYGYVVDFADIRAEFDKTNQAYLAELQEELGDDFEQFSSIFKTPEEIGEELREIRDKLFSFDTDNLENFQRQISSIENKEEVSELRHVLSQYKELYNLAQLFGYEELVEKLDRDKIRMLFQLAEQRLQLLREKEALQNPEDMDSLIEIATHDIRFTFRKVSEGELSLADAFASKRRQTIGEFGRNQDKKDPEFLKLWEELKRILEGHDIQEMTMDEMREQDKKLEILRQKMHDLNAVNSRLTERYGGDVRYMRLHKNLMRDGLITSPSLTFDFLRDMKSYIDDSLLHKETILANENFFLQSLWKEIKQQLRGKQPLTVAIVKAIGNEIKDEYIQ from the coding sequence ATGGCAAAGGCTTTTTCCGAAGATTCACGGGTCAAGATTCCGGCACTATTGCATTTTACGCGGCTGGGCTATCGTTACCGCAGCTTGAAGGAGATTCGTCCACAGCTGGACTTGGAAACGAATATTGCACGGGAGCTCCTTCGTGATGCCATGAACAGGCTTAATCCTGAACTTGCCATCAATCCTTTGACCGATGATGAATTTCAGGCAATCCTTTCGGAACTATCCGATAGTTTGGCTGCGGATGATTTAGGGAAAGGCTTTTTCGGCAAACTGCAGCAGGGAATTGTCTGCCGTGGAGAAACCATGCGGCTCCTTGATTTTGACATGTCAACGAAAAATGATTGGTCAGTGGTGACGGAGTTGCCATGCTTAGTTGACAAGTCAACGGAAACGGGCAGTTTCCGGCCGGATATCACGGTCTTGGTCAATGGCTTGCCGCTTGCCTTTTGTGAGGTCAAGATTCCCAACAATTTGAAAGGGATGCAGGCAGAGTATGAGCGCATGAACAAGCGCACGAGCAACGCCAAGTACCGCCGTTTTCTCAATAGCACGCAGCTGATGGTCTTTTCCAATAATATGGAATATGATGATACGGAGGCCGTGCCGATTTCCGGGGCGTTCTATGCCACTAATGGCCGCGGTCACTTGTTCTTCAGTCATTTTCGGGAAGAAGATAAAGATATTTATGCCAACGTAAATGAGCTGAATCCCGAAGATGAAGACACTATCCTGCAGGATACGAATATGGCGATTCTCAAAGGCCGTGCGGATTATGCGATGAATTGCAACTTCATGACGCCGACCAATCGCATTTTGACCTCGCTGTTTACGAAAGAACGCTTTCTGTGGCTGCTGCATTATGGCATTACCTATGTGGAAAAGGTAAACGATAAGGGCGTTATGGAAATAGCCAAGCACTTGATGCGTTATCAGCAGTTTTTTGGCTCTCAGGCCATTGGACGCAAGGTGGCTGCTTTACGGGAGCAGGAAAAGGCGTCAGCAGGAAAAGTCTGCTACATGGATGAACGTATGGATTATAACTTGGAGATGGTAGCCGACCTGCCACAGCATAAAACGCAGCAGTTGGGTGAGAAGCGTCAGGCCCGTGGCGGTGTAATCTGGCATACGCAGGGCAGTGGCAAGACAGAACTGGCTTTTTACAATGTCAAAATCCTTGCGGATTATTATGCGGCTCAACAGATTGTAGCGAAGTTTTATTTCATCGTAGACCGTCTTGACCTGATGCAGCAGGCGGCGGATGAATTCCGTGCCCGTGGGCTGAACGTGGTGGAGATTGGCAAGCGGGCGGAGTTTACGAAAAACATTCAGAGCACCAGTGAGCAGACACTTTCCGGCGGGCTGGTGATGAATGTAGTCAATATCCAAAAATTCGGTGATGATGCCGTGACCAAGGCGCCGGACTATAATGTCAGCATTCAGCGTGTCTACTTCATTGACGAGGTTCATCGTGACTATCGTGCGGATGGCTCCTTCCTGGCGCGGCTGGTGAATTCTGACCGCAGTGCCGTGATGTTCGGCCTTACAGGGACGCCGCTTATTGGCAAGGTGCGCACCAAGGATCTGTTTGGGGATTATATCCATAAATACTATTACAATCAGTCCATTGCCGATGGTTATACTCTGCGGCTTATCCGTGAAGGCATCAAGACGGAATACCGTCTGCAGCTCAATGCGGTGCTGGACAAGCTGAGTGATGAGGTGGAAAAGGGGCTTATCCAAAAGAAGGATTTGACCTGTCATGAGAATTATGTGAAGCCCTTGGTGGATTATATCGAGGAAGACTTCACAGGTTCCCGTATCCTCGTGGGGGATAGCACCATCGGGGCAATGGTGGTGGCGGATTCCAGCCAGCAGGCTCAGGCTATCTATGAAGAACTGGCCGCCCGTGGCACCTTCCGTGCCGCACTGGTGCTTTCGACCATCGGGGAGACGAAGGAGCAGCTCAAGGAAAAACGCGATGCCTTCAAGCGGGGCGAGGTGGATATCCTGGTAGTCTTCAATATGCTGCTGACAGGTTTTGATGCCCCGCGTTTGAAGAAGCTCTATCTGGGCCGCGTCATCCGTGACCACAGTCTGCTCCAATGCCTGACGCGCGCCAATCGTCCCTATCATCAGCTGCGCTATGGCTATGTGGTGGACTTTGCCGATATTCGGGCAGAATTTGACAAGACAAATCAGGCTTATCTTGCAGAGTTGCAGGAAGAACTGGGGGATGATTTCGAGCAATTCTCCAGCATCTTCAAGACTCCGGAGGAAATCGGGGAGGAACTGCGGGAAATCCGGGACAAGCTCTTTTCCTTTGACACGGATAATCTGGAAAATTTCCAGCGCCAGATTTCCTCTATCGAGAACAAGGAGGAAGTCAGTGAATTGCGTCATGTACTGTCACAGTATAAGGAACTCTACAATTTGGCGCAGCTTTTTGGCTATGAGGAACTGGTGGAGAAACTTGACCGTGACAAAATACGGATGCTCTTTCAGCTGGCGGAGCAAAGACTGCAGCTGTTGCGGGAGAAGGAAGCTCTGCAGAATCCGGAAGATATGGACAGCCTGATTGAAATAGCCACCCATGATATCCGGTTCACGTTCCGCAAGGTCAGTGAGGGCGAATTGTCCCTGGCTGATGCCTTTGCCAGCAAGCGGCGGCAGACGATTGGGGAATTCGGACGCAATCAGGACAAGAAAGATCCGGAGTTCCTGAAACTCTGGGAGGAATTGAAACGGATTCTGGAGGGGCACGATATTCAGGAAATGACCATGGATGAGATGCGGGAGCAGGATAAGAAACTGGAAATCCTGCGGCAGAAAATGCACGATCTCAATGCGGTCAATTCCAGACTTACGGAACGCTATGGGGGCGATGTCCGCTATATGCGTCTGCATAAGAACCTCATGCGGGACGGATTGATTACTTCGCCGAGCTTGACTTTTGACTTCCTGCGGGATATGAAATCCTATATCGACGACAGCCTGCTGCACAAAGAAACCATTCTGGCCAATGAGAATTTCTTCCTGCAGAGCTTGTGGAAGGAAATCAAGCAGCAATTGAGGGGCAAGCAGCCGCTTACTGTCGCTATAGTCAAAGCCATTGGCAACGAAATAAAAGACGAATACATCCAGTAA
- a CDS encoding glycosyltransferase family 2 protein, giving the protein MVPMQIMIFLFTLYFFIIGFCGMWRRKEHKVKTPKKTFALVVAAHNESAVIGQLVENLGHLNYPKDMYDIHVVADNCEDNTAEVAAKAGAIVHERTHPTKKSKGYALDWMFDRLFKMDKEYDAVCVFDADNLVHPQFLMEMNNRLCKGDKVIQCYMDAKNPYDTWVAGTFAIAFWVICHISHLAKSNIGLSACLGGTGMCFDMEILKRHGWQATCLTEDMEFTMKCMAEGIKTSWAHDAIIYDEKPLTFKQSWNQRRRWAQGQFDVGNRFIPKMLKAGWKHKDIRMWDECIYLMQPHFLMISTIFIIISYIQLAFPPFYTNIYNFMPSQLMTAIMLGQYILPMIILIKIRAKWKSWLYMLLYPVFIYSWIPIIFLGFIHRNEHEWSHTKHTRAMSMDDIVGNVKNTKDILK; this is encoded by the coding sequence ATGGTGCCGATGCAGATTATGATTTTCCTCTTTACCCTGTATTTCTTCATCATTGGTTTCTGCGGCATGTGGCGGCGGAAAGAGCATAAGGTCAAGACGCCGAAAAAGACCTTCGCCCTCGTGGTGGCAGCTCATAATGAGTCCGCCGTCATCGGCCAGCTGGTGGAGAATCTGGGCCATCTGAACTATCCCAAGGATATGTACGATATCCATGTGGTAGCCGATAACTGTGAAGACAACACTGCCGAAGTGGCAGCCAAGGCCGGTGCTATCGTCCATGAGCGCACCCATCCCACGAAAAAGAGCAAGGGCTACGCCCTCGACTGGATGTTTGACCGCCTGTTCAAGATGGACAAGGAATACGACGCCGTCTGCGTCTTTGATGCGGACAACCTCGTGCATCCTCAGTTCCTGATGGAAATGAACAACCGCCTCTGCAAGGGCGACAAGGTCATCCAGTGCTACATGGATGCCAAGAACCCTTACGATACCTGGGTGGCCGGCACCTTTGCCATCGCTTTCTGGGTAATCTGCCATATCTCCCATCTGGCCAAGTCCAATATTGGCCTGTCGGCCTGCCTGGGCGGCACGGGCATGTGCTTTGACATGGAAATCCTCAAACGCCACGGTTGGCAGGCAACCTGCCTGACTGAGGATATGGAATTCACCATGAAGTGCATGGCCGAAGGCATCAAGACCAGCTGGGCACATGATGCCATCATCTACGATGAGAAGCCCTTGACCTTCAAGCAGTCCTGGAACCAGCGCCGTCGCTGGGCACAGGGGCAGTTCGATGTGGGCAACCGCTTCATCCCCAAGATGCTGAAAGCGGGCTGGAAGCATAAGGACATCCGCATGTGGGATGAATGCATCTATCTGATGCAGCCTCACTTCCTGATGATTTCCACCATCTTCATCATCATCAGCTATATCCAGCTGGCGTTCCCGCCCTTCTATACGAATATCTACAACTTCATGCCTTCCCAGCTGATGACGGCCATTATGTTAGGCCAGTACATCCTGCCCATGATCATCCTCATAAAGATCCGGGCCAAATGGAAATCCTGGCTCTACATGCTGCTCTATCCTGTGTTTATCTACTCCTGGATTCCCATCATCTTCCTGGGCTTTATCCATCGCAATGAACACGAATGGAGCCATACCAAGCACACCCGCGCCATGAGCATGGATGATATCGTGGGCAACGTGAAGAATACGAAAGACATTTTGAAGTAA
- the pssA gene encoding CDP-diacylglycerol--serine O-phosphatidyltransferase: protein MDYRRFLPNLCTSMNLVFGMCSILATYEKDFVWASIFILLALVADGLDGRTARFFGVSSEMGKEMDSLCDLGSFGIAPAFLAWAFVLQNHGLLGVAVVIIFAVCGMWRLARFNVNADVVHGYFMGLAIPAGGNIVAMTTLLFVSLGVDPMSFGIAYPIIMAIVGYLMVSHVHYPNFKGDGAEPIYMVTKVFALVMFAAILWLGKDALLPAVAVAVFCTYGAAGILNTIIALFAKEG from the coding sequence ATGGATTACAGACGTTTTTTACCGAATCTATGCACGTCCATGAACCTGGTGTTCGGTATGTGCTCCATACTCGCAACCTATGAGAAAGACTTCGTTTGGGCTTCGATTTTCATTCTGCTGGCCTTGGTAGCCGATGGCCTCGATGGCCGTACGGCCCGCTTCTTCGGCGTGTCCAGTGAGATGGGCAAGGAGATGGACTCTCTCTGCGACCTGGGCTCCTTCGGCATTGCCCCGGCATTCCTGGCCTGGGCCTTTGTGCTGCAGAATCATGGCCTGCTGGGCGTGGCTGTGGTGATCATCTTCGCGGTCTGCGGCATGTGGCGTTTGGCCCGCTTCAATGTCAATGCCGATGTGGTGCATGGCTATTTCATGGGCCTGGCCATTCCGGCGGGCGGCAATATCGTGGCCATGACTACGCTGCTCTTTGTGAGCCTGGGCGTTGATCCCATGAGCTTTGGCATTGCGTATCCCATCATCATGGCCATCGTGGGCTATCTGATGGTCAGCCATGTGCATTACCCCAACTTCAAGGGTGACGGTGCTGAACCCATCTATATGGTTACGAAAGTGTTTGCTCTCGTGATGTTTGCTGCTATCCTCTGGCTGGGAAAAGATGCCCTGCTGCCGGCTGTGGCGGTGGCCGTGTTCTGCACCTATGGCGCGGCCGGGATCCTCAATACAATAATTGCTTTATTTGCAAAGGAAGGCTGA
- a CDS encoding phosphatidylserine decarboxylase family protein, whose product MTPIISEGYPFIGACFFLAVLVGFSISPYAAVIPLVLMFYFCYFFRNPKREIAQDEDVILSPADGTVTDIVPMETDEFVKEPCNKVIIFMSVFNVHVNRSPIRGKIKLQKYFCGRFRPAYKDTVGFENEHHVLGIENERIRISVKQIAGILARRIVSYVTLDDEMKQGELYGMIKFGSCLEVVMPKNVEITVTKGQKVSGGLTVLGRIKD is encoded by the coding sequence TTGACTCCTATTATTTCCGAGGGTTATCCCTTTATTGGTGCCTGCTTCTTTTTGGCAGTCTTAGTGGGCTTTTCTATCAGTCCTTATGCAGCGGTGATTCCCCTCGTGCTGATGTTTTATTTCTGTTATTTCTTCCGCAATCCCAAGCGGGAAATCGCGCAGGATGAGGACGTGATCCTTTCGCCGGCCGATGGTACGGTAACGGATATCGTGCCCATGGAGACGGATGAATTCGTCAAGGAACCCTGTAATAAAGTCATTATTTTTATGTCCGTGTTCAATGTCCATGTGAACCGCAGTCCCATTCGCGGGAAAATCAAGCTGCAGAAGTATTTTTGCGGCCGTTTCCGTCCTGCCTATAAGGACACAGTGGGTTTTGAGAATGAGCACCATGTATTGGGAATTGAAAATGAGCGCATCCGCATCAGCGTAAAGCAGATTGCGGGGATTCTGGCCCGCCGCATCGTGTCCTATGTGACGCTGGATGATGAAATGAAACAGGGCGAACTCTATGGTATGATAAAATTCGGTTCCTGCCTGGAAGTTGTTATGCCGAAGAATGTAGAAATCACCGTGACCAAGGGGCAGAAGGTTTCTGGCGGTCTGACTGTTTTGGGGAGGATTAAAGACTGA
- a CDS encoding WecB/TagA/CpsF family glycosyltransferase, translating to MTQAVAQVESYMDEKKNVLIATANAEMIMRATHDTELKDILNAAALVVPDGAGTVWAAHHLGYEMPERVAGYDLAQELMRIAPSKKQRVFFFGSAPGVAEKAKAKAEALYPGIEIVGTRDGYFKPEDEPAIIEEIKAAKPDLLLAALGVPKQEKWLYAHLQELNVPVSIGVGGTLDVMAGVMKRAPYWMQKAKLEWLFRGLLQPKRAGRLMALPKFVLKVHGYKSRHA from the coding sequence ATGACTCAGGCGGTAGCTCAGGTTGAGAGCTATATGGATGAGAAGAAAAATGTTCTGATTGCCACGGCGAATGCCGAAATGATCATGCGGGCAACCCATGATACGGAGTTGAAAGACATTTTGAATGCAGCAGCACTGGTAGTACCGGATGGAGCAGGCACTGTGTGGGCCGCACACCATTTGGGCTATGAGATGCCGGAGCGGGTGGCAGGTTACGATCTGGCACAGGAGCTGATGCGCATTGCTCCCTCGAAAAAACAGCGGGTGTTCTTCTTTGGTTCTGCGCCTGGCGTAGCGGAAAAAGCTAAGGCCAAGGCCGAGGCACTTTATCCCGGCATTGAGATTGTGGGTACCCGGGATGGTTACTTCAAACCTGAGGATGAACCGGCTATCATCGAGGAAATCAAGGCGGCCAAACCGGATCTGCTGTTGGCGGCTTTGGGCGTGCCCAAGCAGGAAAAATGGCTTTATGCTCATCTGCAGGAATTGAATGTGCCGGTATCCATTGGCGTAGGCGGGACGCTGGATGTCATGGCGGGCGTGATGAAGCGCGCCCCGTACTGGATGCAGAAGGCGAAACTGGAATGGCTGTTCCGCGGGCTCTTGCAGCCGAAGCGGGCAGGCCGTCTGATGGCTTTGCCGAAGTTTGTGCTGAAGGTGCATGGCTATAAATCCCGTCATGCGTAA
- a CDS encoding ANTAR domain-containing response regulator, with translation MQGKNKSLRVVVADNESIIRLDIREMLEDAGHEVVGEAINGRKAVELTRQHHPDLVLMDIKMPEMDGITAAKKIYETKIAPVILLTAFSQADIVEKAKDSGVLGYLVKPVQESQLFPAIEIALSRWQEMQGLEGELEKLKDSLETRKLIDRAKGIIMAAHKLGEQEAYRRIQQYAMQKRVPIKDVAQSIIKAAGGKA, from the coding sequence ATGCAGGGGAAGAATAAGTCATTGCGTGTGGTCGTTGCCGATAATGAATCGATTATCCGTCTGGATATCCGGGAAATGCTCGAAGATGCTGGTCATGAAGTGGTGGGGGAAGCCATTAATGGCCGCAAGGCGGTGGAACTCACCCGCCAGCATCATCCGGATCTGGTGCTCATGGATATCAAGATGCCGGAGATGGACGGCATCACGGCGGCAAAGAAAATCTACGAGACGAAGATTGCGCCGGTGATTCTGCTCACGGCCTTCAGTCAGGCTGATATCGTGGAAAAGGCTAAAGATTCCGGCGTGCTGGGCTATCTGGTGAAGCCGGTGCAGGAAAGCCAGCTTTTCCCCGCCATAGAGATTGCCCTGTCCCGCTGGCAGGAAATGCAGGGGCTGGAAGGCGAATTGGAAAAACTCAAGGATTCTTTGGAAACCCGTAAGCTCATAGACAGGGCAAAAGGCATCATCATGGCGGCGCACAAGCTGGGTGAACAGGAGGCCTATCGCCGCATCCAGCAATACGCCATGCAGAAACGGGTGCCCATCAAGGATGTGGCCCAGTCCATTATCAAGGCGGCGGGCGGCAAAGCCTGA
- a CDS encoding sensor histidine kinase, which yields MNMTNHNNTQLTKKQINILDRLKQILPFLADLLHGHGLIYTHSEEHRLRIIASAKPHTVYVQEADDMAGKVVDTLAEPLVTEVFHTGQFVHGKREQDYGHFVDMYVFPIMDNNTVIAVLSVEVDKEHLNIDDFSYLIKATQDVISYAGKDVDLSPFMPLSASDGLIITDQFSRIIFANDAAQRIYRVLGVGSLKGCHLFDRQLTRHVIRESFERDRPWQKELTAGGLTLIRRQIDLQAGGTLLRRIVVLSDLTEVRAKEQEIRIKSAVIQEIHHRVKNNLQTVASLLRLQARRSGSEEVKSALSESVNRVLSIAAVHDFLSRQRDESMDIQQIMTEIFAQVKASMVAADFDLQQEFSGQAVSLPPKYASSLALVLNELIINAVEHAFDGRQTGLVGLHVVLDGELKLDFYDNGCGLPADFNTQKSRSLGLSIIRTLIEGDLEGSFCLENDKSGQGTHAFIVLPKPKLMGHVVASLEE from the coding sequence ATGAACATGACCAATCACAACAACACCCAGCTGACAAAAAAACAAATCAATATCCTGGACCGTCTCAAGCAGATCCTGCCATTCCTGGCCGATCTGCTGCATGGCCATGGTTTGATCTACACGCATAGCGAGGAGCATCGTCTGCGCATCATTGCCAGTGCTAAGCCGCATACGGTCTATGTGCAGGAAGCGGACGATATGGCGGGAAAGGTGGTGGATACTCTGGCGGAACCATTGGTCACAGAGGTTTTTCACACGGGGCAGTTCGTTCACGGCAAGCGGGAGCAGGACTATGGGCATTTTGTGGATATGTATGTGTTTCCCATTATGGACAATAACACGGTGATTGCAGTGTTGAGTGTTGAGGTGGATAAGGAGCATCTGAATATTGACGATTTCTCCTATCTCATCAAGGCTACGCAGGATGTGATCAGCTATGCCGGCAAGGATGTGGATCTGTCACCTTTCATGCCCTTATCGGCCAGTGATGGGCTGATCATTACCGATCAGTTCAGCCGCATCATTTTTGCCAACGATGCGGCACAGCGGATTTATCGGGTGCTGGGGGTAGGGAGTCTGAAAGGCTGTCATCTGTTTGACCGGCAATTGACGCGTCATGTGATACGGGAGTCCTTTGAGCGGGATCGGCCCTGGCAGAAGGAACTCACGGCAGGGGGATTGACCCTTATCCGGCGACAGATTGATTTGCAGGCGGGGGGGACGCTGCTCAGGCGGATTGTGGTGCTCTCTGACTTGACGGAGGTGCGGGCCAAAGAGCAGGAAATCCGCATCAAGTCAGCGGTGATCCAGGAAATCCATCATCGCGTTAAGAACAATCTGCAGACGGTGGCTAGCCTTTTGCGGCTGCAGGCACGGCGCAGTGGTTCGGAGGAAGTGAAGTCAGCGCTTTCGGAAAGCGTCAACCGGGTGCTTTCCATTGCGGCGGTGCATGATTTTCTCTCCCGGCAGCGGGATGAGAGCATGGATATACAGCAGATCATGACGGAAATCTTTGCCCAGGTCAAAGCCAGCATGGTGGCGGCAGATTTTGACCTGCAGCAGGAGTTTTCCGGCCAGGCGGTGAGTTTGCCGCCAAAATATGCCAGCTCTCTGGCCCTGGTGCTCAATGAGCTCATCATCAATGCTGTGGAGCACGCTTTTGACGGGCGGCAGACAGGGCTGGTGGGGCTGCATGTGGTTCTTGATGGGGAGCTGAAGCTTGATTTCTATGATAATGGCTGCGGTCTGCCGGCGGATTTCAATACGCAGAAATCACGTTCTTTGGGGCTGTCAATTATCCGCACCCTGATTGAAGGGGATTTGGAAGGCAGTTTCTGTTTGGAAAATGATAAAAGCGGTCAGGGCACTCATGCCTTTATTGTATTGCCGAAGCCGAAACTTATGGGACATGTTGTAGCTAGTTTGGAGGAATGA
- the tsaD gene encoding tRNA (adenosine(37)-N6)-threonylcarbamoyltransferase complex transferase subunit TsaD, with protein sequence MEKKKEELLTLAIESSCDETSAAVLRGGREILSNIISTQIPIHQKFGGVVPEIASRKHIVNIMPVIDECLREAKVELKDIDQVAVTYGPGLVGALLVGVSAAKSLAFSLGKPLIGVNHLEGHIFANFLAAPDLEPPFMALVVSGGHTALVDVQGYNRFRMMGQTRDDAAGEAFDKIARVMGLPYPGGPRIDALAKEGNPLAIDFPQALTEKGNYEFSFSGLKSAVLNYINSEKMKGHELNKADIAASFQHSVIEVLVGKAFQAVKEAGRDTLVLAGGVAANSGLEARLREEAEKRGIRFLYPSRILCTDNAAMIGCRGYYQALAGGYSDLYLNAVPGLSLTDK encoded by the coding sequence ATGGAGAAGAAAAAGGAAGAACTGCTGACGCTGGCTATCGAGTCCAGCTGTGACGAGACCTCGGCGGCAGTCTTGCGGGGCGGGCGGGAGATCCTCTCGAATATCATCTCCACCCAGATTCCCATTCATCAGAAATTTGGCGGGGTGGTGCCGGAAATCGCCTCCCGCAAACATATCGTGAACATCATGCCGGTGATTGACGAATGCCTGCGTGAAGCGAAGGTGGAACTCAAGGATATCGATCAGGTGGCCGTGACCTATGGCCCGGGGCTGGTCGGGGCGTTGCTCGTAGGCGTTTCGGCGGCGAAGTCCTTGGCGTTCTCACTGGGCAAGCCGCTGATCGGTGTCAATCATCTGGAAGGGCATATCTTTGCCAACTTCCTGGCTGCACCGGATCTGGAGCCGCCGTTCATGGCGCTGGTGGTGTCCGGCGGCCATACAGCCCTGGTGGATGTGCAGGGCTATAATCGCTTCCGCATGATGGGGCAGACTCGCGATGATGCGGCTGGCGAAGCCTTCGATAAGATTGCTCGGGTGATGGGCCTGCCGTATCCTGGCGGCCCGCGCATTGATGCTTTGGCCAAGGAGGGCAATCCTCTGGCCATTGATTTCCCGCAGGCACTTACGGAAAAGGGCAATTATGAATTCAGCTTCAGCGGCCTGAAGTCAGCGGTGCTCAACTACATCAACAGCGAGAAGATGAAGGGCCATGAGCTCAACAAGGCGGACATCGCCGCCTCCTTCCAGCACTCGGTGATTGAGGTGCTGGTGGGCAAAGCGTTCCAGGCAGTCAAGGAGGCTGGCCGCGATACGCTGGTGCTGGCCGGCGGTGTGGCGGCTAACAGCGGCTTGGAAGCACGGCTGCGGGAAGAAGCAGAAAAACGCGGCATAAGATTCCTCTATCCCAGCAGGATATTGTGTACCGACAATGCGGCCATGATTGGCTGCCGGGGCTACTATCAGGCACTGGCAGGCGGATACAGCGATCTGTACCTCAACGCTGTGCCGGGACTTAGTTTGACCGATAAGTAA
- the rimI gene encoding ribosomal protein S18-alanine N-acetyltransferase, which translates to MRGDVMDAVPLDSINTDHIEFREMAPEDADAVEIVEKACFAIPWSRESFWKEAQNENTLYLLALDGERVIGYVGCWISYEEAQVTNVAILPEYRGKRIGTRMFGELIHRIKEKGVTALTLEVRPTNAPALALYKGYGFKEAGRRPKYYQDNGEDAIIMWNTKL; encoded by the coding sequence ATGCGAGGAGATGTAATGGACGCTGTTCCTTTAGATAGTATCAATACGGATCATATCGAATTTCGGGAGATGGCTCCCGAGGATGCCGATGCAGTGGAAATCGTGGAAAAGGCCTGCTTTGCCATTCCCTGGTCAAGGGAATCCTTCTGGAAGGAAGCTCAGAACGAGAACACTCTGTATCTGCTGGCCTTGGATGGTGAGCGTGTCATCGGCTATGTGGGCTGTTGGATTTCCTATGAGGAAGCCCAGGTCACCAATGTGGCCATCCTGCCGGAGTATCGAGGCAAGCGCATCGGCACCCGGATGTTTGGCGAATTGATTCACCGCATCAAGGAAAAAGGAGTTACGGCCCTGACCTTGGAGGTGCGCCCCACCAATGCGCCGGCACTGGCGCTCTACAAGGGCTATGGCTTCAAAGAAGCCGGCCGCCGTCCGAAATACTATCAGGATAACGGCGAAGATGCCATCATCATGTGGAATACGAAACTTTGA